The DNA sequence TGTGTGTTGTGATGTTACCCTGTGCTTTCATTTGAAGAACCTCCGCGTTCCCAAGAGTAAAGGCTCTGGCCCAGGCTTATCTCCCGCAGTGATGCACCTTGACCCCAACCTCAGGCTGGAGCCAGAGTTGGACACTAACCCAGGGCTTGGGCTTTTTCCGGCCCCATCTGCCAGCCCTCACTCCCCGTCACCAGATGCAGAGTATGACAAACTACTGGTAAGGATAATGTGAATGACTTTATTCCACAAATCGTACAGAAGAGGAAGTACATTTGACAATGTTTTTAAATGATTTAACCATGATGATCTGGCTCCTATCAGGCCTTTAATGGTGTGTTCTTGCTTTTCCGATGGTAGAATTGAATGTTCTTGTGGAGAGGCTAACAGTTTTTAAATTAGGCTGAAATTGTTCAATAGAATAAGAGCCAATGCAGGACTGGAAAAACTTGGCTAACTGGCTAATGGCAATGATTGATTTCTGTGAGAACTGTTCTTTTAAAACCAGCTAAGTCAGCTCTGTGTATATAAAGCACTGTCTAACGAGTGGCTAATGCCTGCTTTAGACACTAAGTCAAACGGAGAAGTGCATATTACTGAGCTACGGTTGTGTTTTTGCTCCGTGCTTGTTTTGATTCTCCCAGGATGTGGAGGCGGTGCCAATGCCTGACGGACAGCTCTGCCTACTGGCCCTCCCTCCCGAGTGCTCCCAAAGGGAAGGGCAAGCCGCCATGCCATATCTCAAATTGTTCTGCCGCTACATCACTGACCGCAAGGTGGGTGGAGACTAGCGCCATTCTCACTCCACTCTCACTCTCGCAATTCTTGCTCACCCCTCTCACCACCCGCTTAcctttctcacctctctctctcaccagggTGTGGTTTCTGGTATCTTGCTAGTGACGTCCAATAAGATCTTCTTTGACCCGTGTAAGACCCACCCGTTGGTGATGGAGCACGGCTGTGAGGAGTACCTGCTGTCCTGCTCAGTGGACAGCCTGGACTCTGTCTCGTTCTACTCGGACATTTCCCACGTGCACTTCAACACCTCCACACACAGGTCAGCATTAAATGACTATGTGCATGATTGAGACACACATATTTGGTGCAGCTCTTCACAGATCAACATACTGTGTCTTCACATTGCCTGGAAAGGCGTTTTAACCGAGGAGGTCACTAAAATAATCCTATATGCTGGGCAGACCTGTCAAATCGGTAGATCGCAAATACGCACTATGACTGGATCACTGTGGGTGTGTATTCTAATAttctgtatgttctctgacatcTAGCAGTGCAAATGGAGTATAGCCAATGATATTGGTCCATGGATTTCTATGGTATCGAGGAGTGCTTGCTGGGTCACATTGCAGAACATGCAACATACATGGGTGGTTGTTTTTCTGTTACTAGGTGGAAAGGAACTAAAAATACCCAGAAAACTGTCTCCAAAACTGGCAAGACGCTCCAGCAGGGTGGGAGGCGAAGCAGCCGTAGCCCACAGCACAAGAGGGAGACTGTCCCAGTGCTGGTCTCTGCTGCTACGTCGGAGCTGAGGTCTTCCCTGGCTCTCAGCCTAGTGCAAGGGTTCGCTGAGGAGGAGAGTAGCAGTGACATGACTCAGGCAGAGAAGCAGCTGGAGGGGAAGGGAAGCCCACTGGAAGAGCTGGTTGTGCAGTCATCCGGGCCTGAGCTGAGCAGTGCTGCCACCTTTTGTTGTGGAGGACAAGTAGCAGCAGGGACGAGAAATCTAGTGATAATGGAGCAGGTGGACAGAAAGGAGACTGAGAAGGAGCAGTCTGTGAGGAATCAGACGTCAGGTAATGAGAGGAATCAAGTCAATAGTTTTATGTCATTGTTTTATCCCAAGCAGCAGTTGAAGTCTGCTTGATAAGTTTGTAGGAAGATGGTATCATAACAAATGGTTCCCACTCATTTCCTTTGTTTTGCTAcaccctcactttctctctcgctcttccccccccccctacttctctccttctccaGGCCTCTCTAGACCTTCAGGGACTTTTGGGTGTCTCATGTTTGTCAGACTGCGGCTCCAGGGGTCCGCTGGGAAGAAGGGTGTGGCTGCAGGCTTGCAGCTGGGGACAACAAAAACCTTACCCCGGAGGGATGCCTGGTTCGCCTTTTCCCAGGAGAGGTAACAGTCTGGAGCCACAGAAAGACTGTTTTAGTTTGGCATTAACACTACTTACATTCTGTGAACATTAGCACCTCGCACTGACACTGTCTAACATTTGCATAATGTTTACATGTCTTGTTCAGCAATTTCATTGCCCTCCCCTGCTGAGGAATATAGAGAATTTTACAATTCTCAGTAGAAGTAAGTCAAAGGTCTTTAACACTAAATCTTTTTGCTCTCATGTCTTGTTTTCTGTAGCTCAGACGAGCTCTACGCCTATCTGAGCCACTGGAGGCCTGACCTATGCGTACTGGAGGGAGGGTCGGAGGAGGGGGAGGGCGACAAAGACGAGTTTGTACTGGTTGACaacggggaggaggaggaggaagaagtgtCCAAGAACCACGGACGGACTGGGGAGGACTGGGAGGTAAGTCTGTATATTAAAGTCATCGAGGAAAGTCCTAAAGTCTGTAGTGGCTGAACACAAAAATGGCTATTTCCATTAACTTTGACTAGAGCGTCAGTGGTGACAATGCATCTTTTGCACATCTTGCCCTGTGGAAGTTTGAGTAGTGTTTTAGGTGGAGTGGGGTCCGGAGTTGTTGTTTGAGTGCAACGTGTGTCAAGTTTGAGTGCAAGATTAATGGGCTTATAACTAGGTTGTCTCTCTTGTCTTGCAGATGGTGTCAGTGGAGGATGGTGGCGGGAGACTACCTCTGGTCATGGACAAAGATCCAGAGGGACTGTGTGAGATCGTGGAGCAGAGTCGCATCTTGGACGCAACGCTTGTCAGAGAGGTACGCACCCAACCATAGACATGTATGTCGGAGCTTCACAAAACTCTGTCTGATCTAATCGCACATGCACAAATTCACAATGGAAGATTATGCTCGTCCATTATTGGATAAGGAAGAGATAATGACCTCCTTAATCCACAAGGGGAAATTAAATTAAAGCTTCTCATGACATGTCACTTGGTCAGCACCACACATATAGAAGAAATTGCACACATTCCTCTTCTTGCCTCTAGTTCCACAAATGCATTACAAGTTCAGCATTCCCAGACTGGTCTGGGGTTAAAGATAAATCCAGAGTCTGAGACAACCTGACTTTTCTGCCTCGGTCCCCCTCAAGCAGCATTGGCCTTCAGTCATACATACAGAGCCATTCATGACTGAACCTTTGTGCTGAGTAGAGTACTGAAAATACTCAACCCCTACTGTGGTCATGTCTCACAAAGGGGGTTATGTATAAGGTAGAATGCTGGTAGCGAACTCCTGTGTAGAGATTTAAGCAGAGCAGTGCTGTGAGCACTTTGAACCAATAAATTAGCTATGGCATCTGCAGGTCGGATCTTCAAATGTCTCATGTCCAGACTCATTCATTGTTGGATAGATGATTAGCTCAACAGAGGAAAAGCTTAGCAAAAGAAAGGGGTAATATAATTGGATATCAATTATTACCGTTTTCTCCCTTTTTCTTTAGCTCAACATAGGAAGATTTTTGTTAATCTTGTAATAAGGGTCTATTctcccattttttttattttttttatttaactaggaaagtcagtcaagaacaaattcttatttacaatgactgcctacaccggccaaacccggacgacgctgggccaattgtgcgccgccctatgggactcccaatcacagccggttgtgatacagcctggattcaaaccaggatgtctgtagtgacgcctcaagcactgagatgcagtgccttagactgctgcttcACTCGGGAGCCCACTTGTGCCCCTGCTCTCCAACCCTCTCACACAACTCTATCTCCTTCtcaatccttccctctctccagctctcagCCGAGTTGCCTCCCAGGACAGTGGGCCACATGTGGCATCTGGCCTACAGCACTTCTCTTCACGGCTCCAGCCTCAAGTCCCTCTACCGGAAGCTGAACGGCAGCGACTCGCCTGTACTCATGGTCATCAAGGACTCGCTCAATCAGGTGACCTTTTTTATGTTCTCAGATTTTAAATGTAATAGTCAAACTCTAATGTTCCACGCACCACCCTCAACATTTTTAATATCTATCCGCTTTAGAGATTCAGTTATGTTTCTGTGCCCCAGGTGTTTGGGAgctttctctctcacccactgaGGCCGAGTGAGACCTTCTATGGCACAGGAGAGACATTCCTCTTCATGCTGCATCCTCGATTCAAGGTCAGacaagacacacacgcacacactatgATGCATACACAACCATTGCCAAACAATTCTCTCTCACATTTTCTAATCCGAAATGTGTCAAGGTTTTGCTGCAGGATTGTTTTGTCAACCTAAGTGAAGACAATACTGTTTGTTGCAAATCTTGCTGATGTAATATTGCAGGAGTTTCCACAGCAGCCAAATTACTATTCACGTCAAGGTCTCTACCAACGTCACATTATCAATTTAATGCATGACTGGATTATGAAAGGTCACGTTTTGCCTTTTTAAGCACAAACAACATTTAAGAAGTTAGGAACTCATTGCTATCAATCACATGAGgtcggtggcaccttaattggggaggacgtgcTCGTGATAATGGCTGGAGAGGAATAGGGGGAATGGTACCAAGCACACGGTTTCCatgttgatgccattccattatctccgttccagccattattatgagctgtcctcccctcagcagcctcctgtgctatAAATAGTGTACTGTATATGCAGAGCATTACAAAGGCCAAGTTCATTGATCTGCAATTCACCTGGTCTGCAATGCGGAAAGGGCTGTCGGAGAAGTAAAGCATTAATCAGATAGGACCCCAAGGTACTCTTGTGTTGGTGTCCCTGACTGACTCTGCCCTTGTCACCTGCCATAGTGTTTCAGATGGACAAGAGAGAACTCCTTCTTCATAAAGGGAGACCTGGACTCTTTTGCTATCGGAGGAGGAAGGTAGAGCCACTCCCAGCTTTAGAAATGTGTTACATTCTGGTTTTCTTGATGCTGTTTCTATTT is a window from the Oncorhynchus keta strain PuntledgeMale-10-30-2019 chromosome 35, Oket_V2, whole genome shotgun sequence genome containing:
- the LOC118368512 gene encoding nuclear receptor coactivator 7-like; this translates as MPAEPLNSPDHRCCQYPRILSYAPEKAFLQTLGAMEHKIQQRDKNRPSYFGNVKTRLGSKLPVGDTQSPRFISRPLETGPQTDPTKEARASGQGHRAVGRPLDHVPHIRNPRLRQYYLQEPRWGTEGTMAKSMGRDHLSDDKVDTMAHHEDTVFSVTSKCSSLADQTKLNRQLSISSSLISRQNLRVPKSKGSGPGLSPAVMHLDPNLRLEPELDTNPGLGLFPAPSASPHSPSPDAEYDKLLDVEAVPMPDGQLCLLALPPECSQREGQAAMPYLKLFCRYITDRKGVVSGILLVTSNKIFFDPCKTHPLVMEHGCEEYLLSCSVDSLDSVSFYSDISHVHFNTSTHRWKGTKNTQKTVSKTGKTLQQGGRRSSRSPQHKRETVPVLVSAATSELRSSLALSLVQGFAEEESSSDMTQAEKQLEGKGSPLEELVVQSSGPELSSAATFCCGGQVAAGTRNLVIMEQVDRKETEKEQSVRNQTSGLSRPSGTFGCLMFVRLRLQGSAGKKGVAAGLQLGTTKTLPRRDAWFAFSQESSDELYAYLSHWRPDLCVLEGGSEEGEGDKDEFVLVDNGEEEEEEVSKNHGRTGEDWEMVSVEDGGGRLPLVMDKDPEGLCEIVEQSRILDATLVRELSAELPPRTVGHMWHLAYSTSLHGSSLKSLYRKLNGSDSPVLMVIKDSLNQVFGSFLSHPLRPSETFYGTGETFLFMLHPRFKCFRWTRENSFFIKGDLDSFAIGGGSGHFGLWLDETLYLGRSSPCYTFNNCCLSERDDFHVIELEVWTFW